From a single Drosophila sulfurigaster albostrigata strain 15112-1811.04 chromosome 3, ASM2355843v2, whole genome shotgun sequence genomic region:
- the LOC133843475 gene encoding dynein axonemal intermediate chain 4, whose amino-acid sequence MDQQSFIKKEEFELPKSGKKSVNVTSVELEGETEKEKKPKEKKPAEHSYAHEIMADLEYRQQFKVTEMVDGEEVDMTPNYISDQPYADQFLTFNVHLKHEVNTMQLLHSRSSRSRTRQSMRGGVGGNKQSMDELINGIIFENIVFSASKVEEVKQGHVPVPFKKSFVKVTLRKSDFFVLFNQPSTTVAKGTPQGEQVEADNRHYEYLTMGKGKVRRRSDNDAQTTQVLTNSRAVNTIYVDFATVGSYVSNFEMYDTLEGVNPKKDAHTTMQSLAKPGESVDTQEMDAAAAAYHEEEEAKAKERAKNQATELYQRPEFKTSLQYIGRTLSSNLYKAGMQRFRNFQQVDRCAPDVEYKYSLKLLFRLIPVPSYDERKAVSDMSFCTTNSDILAISYGLFSFSSQQVPNSGDVYIWSIKNPGEPERAYYYKIPVTALCFSPYLPSLIAIGMYDGSVEVRNVADLGNVPIAVSQRSTSPGCSPVVAIRWLKQTTDDDANEIDPFLSLSQDGSVTRFSITKSPYLLGFTQMTLERIEGHPEGIRVPLMPTTVVESNRHPQGLYITTHPVHKDIYYILTDEGCIHKCSINYQHQYLEVLKCHDGGVNVMEFSPWSPKLFLTCGNDWYVRIWIDGMTRPLIELLDDFQPVHWANWSPTHSTVLVSMNRDTVSVWDIRRNILKPMGKHEMDSSYNTIGQFSNSGTTLVVGNERGNALFQGLNDMPFPPHFQYDELEKSIYKAIGNDQDLFIELKSIGFFGYPGKKNHKP is encoded by the exons ATGGATCAGCAATCTTTCATCAAGAAGGAGGAGTTCGAACTCCCCAAGAGCGGAAAGAAGTCAGTAAATGTCACTAGTGTCGAGCTAGAAGgggagacagagaaagagaagaaacCCAAAGAGAAGAAACCCGCAGAGCACTCGTATGCACATGAGATAATGGCTGATCTGGAGTATCGTCAGCAGTTTAAG GTGACCGAAATGGTTGATGGGGAGGAGGTGGACATGACGCCCAACTATATATCCGATCAGCCTTACGCCGATCAGTTTCTTACGTTTAATGTGCATTTAAAGCACGAGGTCAATACCATGCAGCTTCTGCACTCCCGTTCTTCCCGCTCCCGCACACGCCAAAGCATGCGCGGTGGTGTCGGTGGCAACAAGCAATCCATGGACGAGCTTATCAATGGC ATCATCTTTGAGAATATTGTGTTTAGTGCTAGCAAGGTTGAGGAAGTTAAACAGGGTCACGTTCCCGTGCCCTTCAAGAAATCCTTCGTCAAGGTGACACTACGCAAATCCGATTTCTTTGTGCTCTTCAATCAGCCCAGCACCACGGTGGCCAAGGGCACACCCCAAGGCGAGCAGGTGGAGGCCGACAATCGTCACTACGAGTATCTGACCATGGGCAAAGGCAAGGTCCGACGTCGCTCCGACAACGATGCGCAGACAACACAGGTGTTGACGAACTCTCGGGCAGTGAACACCATTTATGTGGACTTCGCTACGGTGGGTTCTTATGTGTCCAACTTTGAGATGTACGACACACTGGAGGGTGTCAATCCCAAGAAAGATGCGCATACCACCATGCAGAGTCTGGCCAAGCCGGGTGAAAGTGTAGACACTCAAGAGATGGATGCAGCGGCCGCTGCATACCATGAGGAAGAGGAAGCTAAGGCCAAGGAACGAGCCAAGAATCAAGCAACGGAGTTGTATCAACGTCCCGAATTCAAGACATCACTGCAGTACATTGGACGCACACTCTCGAGCAATCTGTACAAGGCGGGAATGCAACGTTTTCGCAACTTTCAGCAGGTGGATCGCTGTGCCCCGGATGTGGAATACAAGTACTCGTTGAAGCTGCTCTTTCGCTTGATACCCGTGCCCAGCTACGATGAGCGCAAAGCGGTTAGCGACATGAGTTTCTGCACCACCAACAGCGACATTTTGGCCATCTCCTATGGTCTGTTCTCGTTCTCCTCGCAGCAAGTGCCCAACTCGGGGGATGTCTACATCTGGAGCATTAAGAATCCTGGTGAACCGGAGCGTGCTTACTACTATAAAATACCCGTGACTGCGCTTTGTTTCTCCCCTTATCTGCCATCGCTGATTGCCATTGGCATGTACGATGGCAGCGTTGAAGTGCGCAACGTCGCCGATCTCGGCAACGTTCCCATTGCGGTGTCGCAGCGCAGCACTTCACCTGGCTGCTCACCCGTGGTGGCCATACGTTGGCTCAAGCAGACCACCGACGATGATGCCAACGAGATTGATCCGTTCTTGAGTCTGTCCCAAGATGGTTCCGTCACTCGCTTCTCCATCACCAAGTCGCCTTATTTGCTGGGCTTCACTCAGATGACTCTAGAACGCATCGAGGGACATCCCGAGGGAATTCGTGTGCCGCTGATGCCCACCACGGTTGTGGAGTCCAACCGGCATCCGCAGGGACTTTACATTACCACACATCCGGTGCACAAGGACATCTATTACATACTCACCGACGAGGGCTGCATTCACAAGTGCTCCATCAACTATCAGCATCAGTATCTGGAGGTGCTCAAGTGTCACGATGGCGGGGTCAATGTCATGGAGTTTTCACCCTGGTCACCCAAACTCTTTCTCACCTGTGGCAACGATTG GTACGTGCGCATTTGGATTGATGGCATGACGCGTCCTTTGATTGAACTGCTCGATGACTTTCAGCCCGTGCACTGGGCTAACTGGAGTCCCACTCACTCCACTGTCTTAGTCTCTATGAACCGCGATACGGTCAGCGTTTGGGATATTCGCCGCAACATACTCAAGCCCATGGGAAAGCACGAAATGGATTCCTCCTATAACACTATTGGACA ATTCTCGAATAGTGGCACAACTTTGGTCGTGGGCAATGAGCGTGGCAATGCCTTGTTCCAGGGTCTTAATGATATGCCATTTCCACCGCATTTTCAGTACGATGAGCTGGAAAAGTCCATTTACAAGGCTATTGGCAATGATCAAGATCTCTTCATTGAGCTGAAGAGCATCGGTTTCTTTGGCTATCCCGGCAAGAAGAACCACAAACCATAG